One window of Leptospiraceae bacterium genomic DNA carries:
- a CDS encoding OmpA family protein, with protein sequence MKKNLLKSFMDLTKNRHPEALKGRQKSMKFRIRIFQHNSFLPLTFLLVFSLLQNCSELSFRSDPLSMTLVKYENRSSNKYMFLAHEGDDCHLLRHKRIHNFFFFFPLNSFSKEELQEISQQKMIRYKNIMRLGDFAWTFFLLPATVLTYSIEVETCNTGMVAVTRKDPLYLESLKNNKGNSSKEESVAVLDKDTPNKKAKSRIQEKSINPNPNSDTTSSGDKESLDARSTKEEPEQNNYSDTTDSRNKKQNRESEDSRSAYSNNYKKENRSIDDSRNTNDPVIDNRNARDFRDSKDSRESKESRYSKEDRDNKSNSYTNDSRNAKENLNTEEASNQKPEVKKKKKKKGIISNSMPTEVDPNLPPEDVWNSAVVADETTIDLPEIKEDFNPEVYKLDGTLPIIWNYKNSITNRINENVKPFSILFGKNETDLTEDEEKKLDAFASEYLESYATSKILLIGHSEWAKGKGVKLTLSQYRAESVRNYLIEKKVPTENILLTFSGGLWGETNEKKMGKEFSRRVDIVFLY encoded by the coding sequence ATGAAAAAGAATTTATTAAAATCATTTATGGACTTAACTAAAAATCGTCACCCCGAAGCACTCAAAGGACGACAAAAATCAATGAAGTTTCGTATTAGAATATTTCAGCACAACAGCTTTCTTCCGCTGACCTTTCTATTAGTATTTTCATTATTACAAAATTGTAGTGAATTGAGCTTTCGTTCAGATCCTCTTTCTATGACTTTGGTAAAATACGAAAATCGCTCTTCAAATAAATATATGTTTCTTGCTCATGAAGGGGATGATTGTCATTTGCTTCGTCATAAGAGAATTCATAATTTCTTTTTTTTCTTCCCGCTTAATAGTTTTTCCAAAGAAGAGCTCCAAGAGATTTCACAACAAAAAATGATTCGTTATAAAAACATTATGCGACTCGGAGATTTTGCTTGGACTTTCTTTTTACTTCCTGCGACAGTTCTCACCTACTCTATTGAAGTCGAGACATGCAATACAGGAATGGTAGCGGTCACAAGAAAAGATCCTTTGTATTTAGAATCGCTGAAAAACAATAAAGGAAATTCATCTAAAGAAGAAAGTGTTGCTGTTTTAGACAAAGACACCCCGAATAAAAAAGCAAAATCTCGTATTCAAGAAAAAAGCATTAACCCAAATCCTAATTCCGATACAACCTCTTCCGGAGACAAAGAATCATTAGACGCTAGAAGCACAAAAGAAGAGCCAGAGCAGAATAACTATAGTGATACAACTGACAGTCGTAATAAGAAACAAAATCGTGAATCAGAAGATTCTCGAAGTGCGTATAGCAATAATTATAAAAAAGAAAATCGCTCTATAGACGATAGTCGCAATACGAATGACCCAGTCATTGACAATCGAAATGCAAGGGATTTTCGCGACAGTAAAGATTCCCGTGAATCCAAAGAAAGTCGTTATTCCAAAGAAGACCGCGATAATAAAAGTAACAGTTACACAAACGATAGCCGCAATGCAAAAGAAAATCTAAACACAGAAGAAGCGAGCAATCAAAAGCCAGAAGTAAAAAAGAAAAAGAAAAAAAAGGGAATCATTTCTAATTCCATGCCTACAGAGGTAGATCCGAATTTGCCACCGGAAGATGTATGGAATTCCGCTGTTGTAGCTGATGAGACTACTATTGATTTGCCCGAAATCAAAGAAGACTTTAATCCTGAAGTATACAAGCTAGATGGAACGCTTCCCATTATCTGGAATTATAAAAATTCAATCACGAATCGTATCAACGAAAACGTAAAACCATTCTCAATTCTATTCGGTAAAAACGAAACAGACCTCACAGAAGACGAAGAGAAAAAACTAGATGCATTTGCCAGCGAATACTTAGAAAGCTATGCAACTAGTAAAATACTTTTAATCGGTCACTCCGAATGGGCAAAGGGAAAAGGAGTCAAACTCACATTATCCCAATACCGCGCCGAATCAGTTAGAAATTATTTAATAGAAAAAAAAGTCCCTACTGAAAATATCCTTCTAACCTTCTCCGGCGGCTTATGGGGAGAAACCAACGAAAAGAAAATGGGAAAAGAATTTTCTAGAAGAGTGGATATAGTGTTTTTGTATTAG
- a CDS encoding DUF2283 domain-containing protein, with protein MLYIELSDKVSKHQKEMMKDFVIDTDELGNIVGIEIEHASKHVNINQIITKNIKEVFSVLSAA; from the coding sequence ATGCTTTATATAGAACTTTCGGATAAAGTATCTAAACATCAAAAAGAAATGATGAAAGATTTTGTAATCGATACAGATGAATTGGGAAATATCGTTGGTATAGAAATTGAACATGCGAGCAAACATGTAAATATCAATCAAATTATCACAAAAAATATCAAAGAGGTCTTTTCGGTATTAAGTGCTGCCTAA
- a CDS encoding DUF4469 domain-containing protein — translation MIRFHLVKSNLVSGDKSPYFPKTIQEGNTSLELVIKDIAYGSTVTEPDVIAVLKNIERVCTEHLTNGRSVNLGFCTLRPQVKGNFKKPDESYSNKKHWIEISVAPNLGMEKRVSKLAKVTRINRSNPQPSLKSIKNCSRENGKYLAGDLLILKGSKLRFSEREKSLGVFFVKNGVEKRVTEYSNITSSQIGFKIPNDITSDSYKIVVKNIFGTETRQGELLEKIKIT, via the coding sequence GTGATTCGATTTCATTTAGTTAAAAGTAATCTTGTAAGTGGGGATAAGTCTCCTTATTTCCCGAAAACGATTCAAGAGGGAAATACTTCTTTAGAGTTAGTCATAAAAGATATTGCCTATGGCTCGACAGTTACAGAGCCAGATGTAATTGCGGTATTAAAAAATATCGAGAGAGTTTGCACAGAACATCTTACCAATGGAAGAAGTGTTAATCTAGGCTTTTGCACACTGCGCCCGCAGGTGAAGGGAAATTTCAAAAAGCCAGATGAATCTTATTCAAACAAAAAACATTGGATTGAAATTTCTGTGGCTCCGAATTTAGGCATGGAAAAGCGAGTAAGTAAATTGGCAAAGGTAACAAGAATTAACCGCTCCAATCCGCAGCCCAGTTTAAAATCCATAAAAAATTGCTCAAGGGAAAATGGAAAATACCTCGCAGGAGATTTACTTATCCTAAAGGGTTCTAAATTGCGTTTTTCTGAAAGGGAAAAATCCCTTGGAGTTTTCTTTGTGAAAAATGGAGTTGAAAAACGAGTAACAGAATATTCCAATATCACAAGCAGCCAAATCGGCTTCAAAATTCCAAATGATATAACCTCGGACAGCTACAAAATCGTAGTTAAAAATATTTTTGGAACAGAAACCCGTCAGGGTGAGCTACTAGAAAAAATAAAGATAACTTAG